The following are from one region of the Magallana gigas chromosome 4, xbMagGiga1.1, whole genome shotgun sequence genome:
- the LOC117686270 gene encoding uncharacterized protein produces the protein MGQILQYFSSEPPVCKNEEDLLNYAWKSVRLKCVDTLVKNEVTLKMRGMYGCSENNGIKVLKEYTPLVIACMYRDLKLATKLIKLGADVNLCPQENRFASEEGVPPLYYATNARDAEMVKLLFNSGADVNGLKGRPQCLNLQEPVNELYSIFDINRGTYSRSAKSCRRPQASLRDLVELYLEAGAKLNTTRWGPCLFYGRGRVFKANRPTTLNIPGPYFKCDTAILLLQHGVDPNMYNLSDVWFQFSGHNCFRSNNDCVQFSTLLETFLGAGYHLTSADINNRFIRENLKRIDVNVEEPVSLKQMCRSAIRERLRKSSKDTTIFPAIDTLHIPSQLKDYLKLRDIIDICSSSIHCRANF, from the exons ATGGGacaaattttgcaatatttcTCGAGTGAACCACCAGTGTGTAAAAATGAAGAGGATTTACTAAATTACGCCTGGAAGTCAG TGCGATTAAAATGTGTCGACACTCTTGTTAAAAATGAAGTTACCTTGAAGATGCGAGGAATGTATGGATGTTCCGAGAACAATGGAATAAAGGTCCTAAAAGAATATACCCCCCTTGTTATAGCATGCAT GTATAGGGATTTGAAACTGGCCACTAAACTTATAAAACTTGGGGCAGATGTTAACCTATGTCCCCAGGAAAACCGATTTGCGTCTGAAGAGGGCGTTCCACCATTGTATTATGCAACAAATGCGCGAGATGCTGAGATGGTTAAATTATTGTTCAATTCAG GGGCGGATGTAAATGGTCTCAAAGGTCGTCCACAGTGTTTGAACCTCCAGGAACCAGTAAACGAACTATACAGTATCTTTGATATCAACCGAGGAACTTATTCCAGGTCTGCTAAAAGCTGTAGACGACCGCAAGCGTCTCTTCGAGATCTCGTGGAACTTTATCTAGAGGCCGGGGCAAAGTTAAACACCACACGATGGGGGCCTTGTCTGTTTTACGG GAGAGGGAGAGTCTTTAAGGCCAACCGCCCAACGACTTTAAATATTCCTGGACCATATTTTAAATGTGACACGGCAATCCTACTTCTACAGCACGGTGTGGATCCAAACATGTATAACCTCAGTGATGTTTGGTTCCAGTTCAGTGGACACAATTGTTTTCGCTCGAATAATGATTGTGTACAGTTTAGTACTTTATTGGAAACGTTTTTAGGGGCTGGGTATCATTTAACTAGCGCCGACATAAACAATCGATTCATCAGAGAAAACCTGAAACGTATTGACGTTAATGTTGAAGAACCCGTCAGCTTGAAACAGATGTGTAGGTCAGCAATAAGAGAACGTTTAAGGAAAAGTTCTAAAGATACAACAATATTTCCAGCTATTGATACCTTACACATTCCATCCCAGCTGAAGGATTATTTAAAACTCCGCGATATCATCGACATTTGTAGCTCATCTATCCATTGTAGAGCTAATTTTTGA
- the LOC105318800 gene encoding uncharacterized protein, with product METRFINSSRKKSPDGKIICFRCCGIITVRGGPILEMGNILQYFLSEPPELEDALISYAWNSLRLKSVDTLVINKVTLWTRIFGNTEDNGMEVFKEYTPLVIACMYRELKLATELIKLGADVNLQVYPRDMQFPSEEGVPPLYFTTNVGDAEIVKLLLNSGANVNGFQGRRQVFNLEEPEEELYSIFEHVGRTYSRYNKVRYRPQYFVELYLEAGAKLNTTRWGPCLFFGRGKVFKPIHETSSISPGLKFKCDSTILLLQHGVDPNMYNISNVWFQFCRHTRYSCFGGCVKFSVILETFLAAGYHFTSVDHSNRVIREKLRRFGVNVAEPNSLKQMCRSAIRERLRKSTKDTTIFPAIDTLHIPTLMRDYLKLRDIIDIDSLDGHCRGGPVHK from the exons ATGGAAACCCGTTTTATCAATAgttcaagaaaaaaatctccagacggaaaaataatttgttttcgaTGCTGTGGAATCATCACTGTTCGTGGAGGACCAAT TTTGGAGATGGGAAACATCTTGCAATATTTCCTAAGTGAACCACCAGAACTTGAGGACGCTTTAATAAGCTACGCCTGGAACTCAC TGCGATTAAAAAGTGTCGACACTCTTGTCATAAATAAGGTAACCTTATGGACGAGAATATTTGGAAATACAGAGGATAATGGAATGGAAGTTTTCAAAGAATATACTCCTTTAGTTATAGCCTGCAT GTATAGGGAATTAAAACTAGCCACTGAACTTATAAAACTGGGCGCAGACGTAAACTTACAAGTCTATCCTAGGGATATGCAATTTCCGTCCGAAGAGGGTGTCCCACCGTTGTATTTTACAACAAATGTTGGAGATGCAGAGATAGTTAAATTATTGTTGAATTCAG GGGCAAATGTAAATGGATTTCAAGGTCGTCGGCAAGTTTTCAATCTTGAGGAACCCGAGGAAGAATTGTACAGTATCTTTGAACACGTTGGACGAACTTATTCCCGGTATAATAAAGTCCGATACCGCCCACAATACTTCGTGGAACTTTATCTTGAGGCCGGGGCAAAGTTGAACACAACGAGATGGGGACCTTGTCTGTTTTTTGG GAGAGGAAAAGTCTTCAAACCCATACACGAAACATCGAGTATTTCACCTGGTCTAAAATTCAAATGTGACAGTACAATCCTACTTCTACAGCATGGTGTGGATccaaacatgtataacataAGCAATGTATGGTTTCAATTTTGTAGACACACTCGCTATTCGTGTTTCGGTGGTTGTGTCAAGTTTAGCGTTATTTTGGAGACGTTTTTGGCGGCTGGGTATCATTTCACAAGTGTCGACCACAGCAATCGAGTCATCAGAGAAAAACTGAGACGTTTTGGTGTAAATGTTGCCGAACCAAACAGCTTGAAACAGATGTGTAGATCAGCAATAAGAGAACGTTTAAGGAAGAGTACTAAGGATACAACGATATTTCCAGCCATTGATACCTTACATATTCCAACATTAATGAGAGATTACTTAAAACTCCGTGATATCATCGACATCGACAGCTTAGATGGTCATTGTCGAGGCGGTCCTGTACATAAATAG